In Streptomyces sp. NBC_01426, one genomic interval encodes:
- a CDS encoding aspartate carbamoyltransferase catalytic subunit, translating into MKRHLISAADLTRDDAVLILDTAEEMARVADRPIKKLPTLRGLTVVNLFFEDSTRTRISFEAAAKRLSADVINFSAKGSSVSKGESLKDTALTLEAMGADAVVIRHHASGAPYRLATSGWIDSAVVNAGDGTHEHPTQALLDAFTMRRRLVGRDAGLGKDLNGRRITIVGDVLHSRVARSNVQLLHTLGAEVTVVAPPTLVPIGVESWPCEVSYSLDEVLPKSDAVMMLRVQRERMNAAFFPTEREYSRRYGLNGDRMAKMPEHAIVMHPGPMNRGMEITAEVADSDRCTAVEQVANGVSTRMAVLYLLLGGSEPAVTTPAAARTEESK; encoded by the coding sequence ATGAAGCGCCACCTCATCTCGGCCGCCGATCTCACGCGCGACGACGCCGTCCTGATCCTCGACACCGCCGAGGAGATGGCCCGTGTCGCGGACCGGCCGATCAAGAAGCTGCCCACCCTGCGCGGCCTGACCGTCGTCAACCTCTTCTTCGAGGACTCGACGCGCACCCGGATCTCGTTCGAGGCGGCCGCCAAGCGACTGTCCGCCGACGTCATCAACTTCTCCGCCAAGGGGTCCTCGGTTTCCAAGGGCGAATCGCTGAAGGACACCGCCCTGACCCTGGAGGCCATGGGCGCGGACGCGGTCGTCATCCGCCACCACGCCTCCGGCGCCCCCTACCGGCTCGCGACCTCCGGCTGGATCGACTCCGCCGTGGTCAACGCCGGCGACGGCACCCATGAGCACCCCACCCAGGCCCTGCTGGACGCCTTCACCATGCGCCGCCGACTGGTCGGCCGCGACGCCGGGCTCGGCAAGGACCTGAACGGCCGCCGGATCACCATCGTCGGCGACGTGCTGCACAGCCGCGTGGCCCGCTCCAACGTCCAGCTGCTCCACACGCTGGGCGCCGAGGTCACCGTGGTGGCCCCGCCCACCCTCGTCCCGATCGGCGTCGAGAGCTGGCCCTGCGAGGTCTCGTACAGCCTCGACGAGGTGCTGCCGAAGTCCGACGCGGTCATGATGCTGCGTGTGCAGCGCGAACGCATGAACGCCGCCTTCTTCCCGACCGAGCGCGAGTACTCCCGCCGGTACGGGCTCAACGGCGACCGCATGGCGAAGATGCCCGAGCACGCCATCGTGATGCACCCCGGCCCGATGAACCGCGGCATGGAGATCACCGCCGAGGTCGCCGACTCCGACCGCTGCACGGCCGTCGAGCAGGTCGCCAACGGCGTGTCCACCCGGATGGCCGTCCTGTACCTGCTGCTCGGTGGTTCCGAGCCCGCCGTCACCACCCCCGCCGCCGCCCGTACCGAGGAGAGTAAGTAA
- the efp gene encoding elongation factor P — MASTNDLKNGMVLKLDGGQLWSVVEFQHVKPGKGPAFVRTKLKSVMSGKVVDKTFNAGTKVETATIDRRDMQFSYMDGEYFVFMDMETYDQLMVDRKVVGDAANFLIEGFTASVARHEGEVLYVELPAAVELVIQHTDPGVQGDRSTGGTKPATLETGHEIQVPLFVSTGEKIKVDTRTSDYLGRVNS, encoded by the coding sequence GTGGCTTCCACGAACGACCTCAAGAACGGCATGGTGCTGAAGCTCGACGGGGGCCAGCTCTGGTCCGTCGTCGAGTTCCAGCACGTCAAGCCCGGCAAGGGCCCGGCCTTCGTGCGCACCAAGCTGAAGAGCGTGATGTCCGGCAAGGTCGTCGACAAGACGTTCAACGCCGGCACCAAGGTCGAGACGGCCACCATCGACCGCCGCGACATGCAGTTCTCGTACATGGACGGCGAGTACTTCGTCTTCATGGACATGGAGACCTACGACCAGCTGATGGTCGACCGCAAGGTCGTCGGCGACGCCGCCAACTTCCTGATCGAGGGCTTCACCGCCTCCGTGGCCCGCCACGAGGGTGAGGTGCTCTACGTCGAGCTCCCGGCCGCCGTCGAGCTGGTCATCCAGCACACCGACCCGGGCGTCCAGGGCGACCGCTCCACCGGTGGCACCAAGCCGGCGACGCTGGAGACCGGTCACGAGATCCAGGTCCCGCTCTTCGTCAGCACCGGTGAGAAGATCAAGGTCGACACCCGCACGAGCGACTACCTCGGCCGGGTGAACAGCTAA
- a CDS encoding aminopeptidase P family protein, whose translation MSDAYAARRGRLRDRCAAAGNAAALITRPANVRYLAGASPRGAVLLVGPVEDVLFCGTSPSGEADEGRLDDQLRLNVLSAPGGDPAVAAADMAASARADSLAVEEHHLTVGRHRALRSVAPGLRLADLGTSVEQQRLVKDEEEIACLRIAAEIADQALGELLESILVGRTERHLALELERRLVDHGADGPAFPTSVGTGPHSGRSRHRPSDRRVEEGDFLSVCLGANYRGYRCEIGRTFVIGTTPADWQIELYDLVFAAQRAGREALLPGAAYRDVDRAARSVLGSAGHGEALEASTGHGVGLEIDEDPQLAPTAMGKLDACVPVTVEPGVHLPGRGGVRIDDTLVVRPEADGGPELLTITTKELLAL comes from the coding sequence ATGTCAGACGCCTACGCGGCCCGCAGGGGCCGGCTTCGCGACCGCTGTGCCGCTGCGGGCAACGCCGCCGCGTTGATCACGCGTCCGGCCAATGTCCGCTACCTCGCCGGGGCGTCCCCGCGCGGCGCCGTCCTCCTGGTCGGACCCGTCGAGGACGTGCTGTTCTGCGGCACCTCGCCCTCCGGGGAGGCCGACGAGGGCCGCCTGGACGACCAACTCCGGCTGAACGTGCTCTCCGCCCCCGGCGGGGACCCCGCCGTGGCCGCCGCCGACATGGCCGCGTCCGCGCGGGCCGACTCGCTCGCCGTCGAGGAGCACCACCTCACCGTCGGCCGCCACCGGGCCCTGCGCTCGGTCGCGCCCGGACTGCGCCTCGCGGACCTCGGAACGTCCGTGGAACAGCAGCGCCTCGTCAAGGACGAGGAGGAGATCGCCTGTCTGCGGATCGCCGCCGAGATCGCCGACCAGGCGCTCGGCGAACTGCTGGAGTCCATCCTGGTCGGACGGACCGAACGCCACCTCGCCCTGGAGCTGGAACGGCGCCTGGTGGACCACGGAGCCGACGGGCCCGCCTTCCCCACCTCGGTCGGCACCGGTCCGCACTCCGGCCGTTCCCGGCACCGGCCGTCGGACCGCCGGGTGGAGGAGGGCGACTTCCTCTCCGTCTGCCTGGGCGCCAACTACCGCGGATACCGCTGCGAGATCGGCCGCACGTTCGTCATCGGCACCACCCCGGCCGACTGGCAGATCGAGCTCTACGACCTGGTCTTCGCGGCCCAGCGGGCCGGCCGGGAGGCGCTCCTGCCGGGCGCCGCCTACCGGGACGTCGACCGCGCGGCGCGCTCCGTACTGGGCTCGGCCGGCCACGGCGAGGCCCTCGAGGCGTCCACCGGACACGGCGTCGGTCTCGAAATCGACGAGGACCCGCAGCTTGCACCTACGGCAATGGGTAAACTGGACGCTTGCGTGCCGGTCACCGTCGAACCGGGGGTTCACCTCCCGGGCCGGGGAGGTGTCCGGATCGATGACACGCTCGTCGTGCGCCCCGAGGCGGACGGCGGTCCAGAGCTACTCACCATTACGACCAAGGAGCTGCTCGCGCTGTAG
- a CDS encoding AAA family ATPase, whose translation MQQGVGGGAWGGSGQHPATPSQPPIPPGQGWSGSVPPPPPQQAVPETTGHIPLPPAVAPGTGGATLAVLLIGPAGAGKTTVARHWAATRPVPTAHISLDDVREWVCSGFADPQAGWNEHSEAQYRLARRTCGFAARNYLANGISCILDDAVFPDRPVVGLGGWKRHVGPALLPVVLLPGLEIVLERNAARSGNRRLSDEEVARIHGRMAGWYGSGLSIIDNSHLDVEGTARALDETLARVIGAPQA comes from the coding sequence ATGCAGCAAGGAGTGGGAGGCGGCGCCTGGGGCGGGTCGGGACAACACCCGGCGACGCCCTCGCAGCCGCCCATACCCCCCGGGCAGGGCTGGTCGGGTTCCGTACCGCCGCCCCCGCCCCAGCAGGCGGTTCCGGAGACGACGGGCCACATCCCGCTGCCGCCGGCCGTGGCCCCCGGCACCGGCGGCGCCACCCTCGCCGTCCTGCTGATCGGCCCGGCGGGCGCGGGGAAGACCACCGTCGCCCGCCACTGGGCGGCCACCCGGCCCGTGCCCACCGCGCACATCAGCCTGGACGACGTCCGCGAATGGGTCTGCTCGGGCTTCGCCGACCCGCAGGCGGGCTGGAACGAGCACTCCGAGGCCCAGTACCGCCTCGCCCGCCGCACCTGCGGTTTCGCCGCGCGCAACTACCTGGCGAACGGCATCTCCTGCATCCTCGACGACGCCGTCTTCCCGGACCGGCCCGTGGTCGGCCTGGGCGGTTGGAAACGGCACGTCGGCCCGGCCCTGCTGCCCGTCGTCCTGCTGCCCGGACTGGAGATCGTCCTGGAGCGCAACGCGGCCCGCTCCGGCAACCGGCGGCTCTCCGACGAGGAAGTCGCCCGCATCCACGGGCGGATGGCGGGCTGGTACGGGTCCGGGCTGTCGATCATCGACAACTCGCACTTGGACGTCGAGGGCACCGCCCGCGCGCTCGACGAGACCCTGGCCCGCGTCATCGGGGCCCCGCAGGCCTGA
- the nusB gene encoding transcription antitermination factor NusB — MAARSNARKRAFQILFEADQRDVPVREVLADWIRHARSDDRQSPVNAYTMDLVEGYADKVDRIDDLIATYAVDWDLDRMPVADRNIVRLGAYELIWVDDTPDAVAIDEAVQLAKEFSTDESPSFVNGLLSRFKDLKPNLRRSES, encoded by the coding sequence GTGGCTGCCCGGAGCAACGCGCGAAAGCGCGCTTTCCAGATCCTCTTCGAGGCCGATCAGCGCGACGTGCCCGTGCGCGAGGTCCTCGCGGACTGGATCCGCCACGCGCGGTCGGACGACCGCCAGTCGCCGGTCAACGCCTACACGATGGATCTTGTCGAGGGTTACGCCGACAAGGTGGACCGCATCGACGATCTGATCGCCACCTACGCCGTGGACTGGGACCTCGACCGCATGCCGGTCGCGGACCGGAACATCGTGCGGCTCGGCGCCTACGAGCTGATCTGGGTGGACGACACCCCGGACGCCGTGGCGATCGACGAAGCGGTCCAGCTGGCCAAGGAGTTCTCGACGGACGAGTCGCCCTCGTTCGTGAACGGACTCCTGAGCCGGTTCAAGGACCTGAAGCCGAACCTGCGCCGCAGCGAGAGCTGA
- a CDS encoding PH-like domain-containing protein, whose protein sequence is MTPAVIQLAAEAAERQSAEVTDWGARIAWVVGLLVFIAFVYWLMRQGWKWRGALQSDLPELPAAPSGLPEHRLALTGRYHGSTTAGQWLDRIVAHGLGVRSRVELTLTDAGLDVVRPGATDFFVPAAQLRGARLDKGIAGKVLTEGGLLVVTWAHGDKLIDSGFRSDRAAEHAAWVEAINHMNSSITTEGAER, encoded by the coding sequence GTGACACCTGCAGTAATCCAACTGGCCGCCGAGGCCGCCGAACGACAGTCGGCGGAGGTGACGGACTGGGGCGCGCGCATCGCGTGGGTCGTCGGTCTGCTCGTCTTCATCGCGTTCGTGTACTGGCTGATGCGGCAGGGCTGGAAATGGCGCGGCGCCCTGCAGAGCGATCTGCCGGAACTCCCCGCCGCCCCGAGCGGTCTCCCCGAGCACCGGCTGGCACTGACCGGCCGGTACCACGGGTCGACCACGGCCGGGCAGTGGCTCGACCGGATCGTCGCCCACGGTCTGGGGGTGCGCAGCCGGGTGGAGCTCACGCTCACCGACGCGGGCCTCGACGTGGTCCGACCGGGTGCCACCGACTTCTTCGTACCGGCCGCGCAGCTGCGCGGCGCCCGCCTCGACAAGGGAATCGCGGGCAAGGTACTCACCGAGGGCGGTCTGCTCGTCGTCACATGGGCGCATGGCGACAAGCTGATCGACTCCGGATTCCGCTCCGACCGCGCGGCCGAACACGCCGCCTGGGTCGAAGCGATCAACCACATGAACTCATCCATCACGACGGAAGGCGCCGAACGATGA
- a CDS encoding shikimate kinase, with protein sequence MTAGPLVVLVGPMGSGKSTVGELLAARLGVPYRDTDADIVAATGREISDLFVDEGEPYFRGLERQAVAAAVAEHTGVLSLGGGAVLDEGTRGLLAGLPVAYLSMDVEEAVRRVGLGAARPLLAVNPRRQWRELMEARRPLYTEVARVVVATDDRTPEEVAQAVLDALELKDV encoded by the coding sequence GTGACCGCCGGACCACTGGTCGTCCTCGTCGGACCCATGGGGTCCGGCAAGTCCACGGTGGGGGAACTCCTCGCCGCACGTCTCGGCGTCCCCTACCGGGACACCGACGCCGACATCGTCGCGGCCACCGGCCGGGAGATCTCCGACCTCTTCGTCGACGAGGGCGAGCCGTACTTCCGCGGGCTGGAACGGCAGGCCGTCGCGGCCGCCGTCGCCGAGCACACCGGGGTCCTCTCCCTCGGCGGCGGAGCCGTCCTGGACGAGGGCACCCGCGGGCTGCTGGCCGGCTTGCCCGTCGCCTACCTGTCGATGGACGTCGAGGAGGCGGTCCGGCGCGTCGGCCTGGGCGCCGCGCGCCCGCTGCTCGCCGTCAACCCGCGCCGCCAGTGGCGCGAGTTGATGGAGGCCAGGCGCCCCCTGTACACCGAAGTCGCGCGCGTCGTCGTGGCCACCGACGACCGCACCCCCGAAGAGGTCGCGCAGGCGGTCCTCGACGCTCTGGAGTTGAAGGACGTATGA
- the pyrR gene encoding bifunctional pyr operon transcriptional regulator/uracil phosphoribosyltransferase PyrR, protein MDTQHSPDTRHGPDDMRPVLDAQDIARVLTRIAHEIVERAKGADDVVLLGIPTRGVYLARRLAAKLEEITGTKIPVGSLDITMYRDDLRLKPARAIGRTEIPGDDIDGRLVVLVDDVLFSGRTIRAALDALGAIGRPRAVQLAVLVDRGHRELPIRADYVGKNLPTSLRETVKVQLQEEDGRDAVLLGQRTAPAAGQQ, encoded by the coding sequence ATGGACACCCAGCACAGCCCGGACACCCGGCACGGCCCCGATGACATGCGCCCCGTACTGGACGCGCAGGACATCGCTCGGGTCCTGACCCGTATCGCCCACGAGATCGTCGAACGCGCCAAGGGCGCCGACGACGTGGTGCTCCTCGGCATCCCCACCCGCGGTGTGTACCTCGCCCGCCGGTTGGCCGCCAAGCTCGAAGAGATCACCGGCACCAAGATTCCGGTCGGCTCCCTCGACATCACCATGTACCGCGACGACCTGCGCCTGAAGCCCGCCCGGGCCATCGGCCGCACCGAGATCCCCGGCGACGACATCGACGGCCGCCTCGTGGTCCTCGTCGACGACGTGCTCTTCTCCGGCCGCACCATCCGCGCCGCCCTCGACGCGCTCGGCGCCATCGGCCGTCCGCGCGCCGTGCAGCTCGCCGTCCTCGTCGACCGGGGCCACCGCGAACTGCCGATCCGCGCCGACTACGTCGGCAAGAACCTCCCCACGTCGCTGCGGGAGACCGTCAAGGTCCAGCTCCAGGAGGAGGACGGCCGTGACGCCGTGCTGCTCGGCCAGCGGACCGCCCCGGCAGCCGGGCAGCAGTAG
- the aroQ gene encoding type II 3-dehydroquinate dehydratase: protein MSRRVFVLNGPNLGRLGSREPDVYGATSYTGLVESCRAVGAELGFDVEVRETNDEGELVRWLHEAADGRIPVVINPGAFTHYSYAMRDAAAQRTAPLIEVHISNPYAREEFRHTSVIAAVATGTVAGFGIGSYRLALRALADEVTA, encoded by the coding sequence GTGAGCCGGCGGGTGTTCGTCCTGAACGGCCCGAACCTGGGCCGGCTCGGGTCGCGCGAGCCCGACGTGTACGGGGCCACCTCCTACACAGGGCTCGTCGAGAGCTGCCGCGCGGTCGGCGCGGAACTCGGCTTCGACGTCGAGGTCCGCGAGACCAACGACGAGGGCGAGCTGGTGCGCTGGCTGCACGAGGCGGCGGACGGCAGGATCCCCGTCGTCATCAACCCGGGCGCCTTCACGCACTACTCGTACGCCATGCGGGACGCGGCGGCGCAGCGGACCGCGCCGCTGATCGAGGTGCACATCTCGAACCCGTACGCCCGCGAGGAGTTCCGGCACACCTCGGTGATCGCCGCGGTGGCGACCGGCACCGTGGCGGGATTCGGCATCGGTTCGTACCGCCTGGCGTTGCGCGCGCTGGCGGACGAAGTGACCGCCTGA
- the aroB gene encoding 3-dehydroquinate synthase, translating to MTDQVTRIQVGASAGHDAYDVLVGRQLLGELGSLIGTKAKRVAVIHPEALASTGEALRDDLAAQGYEAVAIQVPNAEEAKTIEVAAYCWKALGQSGFTRTDVIVGVGGGATTDLAGFVAASWLRGVRWIAVPTTVLAMVDAAVGGKTGINTAEGKNLVGAFHPPAGVLCDLAALDSLPVNDYVSGLAEIIKAGFISDPVILDLIEADPQAARTPAGPHTAELITRSIQVKADVVSSDLKEAGLREILNYGHTLAHAIEKNERYKWRHGAAVSVGMVFAAELGRLAGRLDDATADRHKAVLASVGLPLTYRGDQWPKLLETMKVDKKSRGDLLRFIVLDGLAKPTVLEGPDPAVLFAAYGEVGA from the coding sequence ATGACAGACCAGGTGACGCGTATCCAGGTCGGCGCGAGCGCCGGACACGACGCGTACGACGTGCTGGTCGGCCGGCAGCTGCTCGGCGAGCTCGGCTCCCTGATCGGCACGAAGGCCAAGCGGGTCGCGGTGATCCACCCCGAGGCGCTCGCCTCGACCGGTGAGGCACTGCGGGACGACCTGGCCGCGCAGGGCTACGAGGCGGTCGCCATCCAGGTGCCGAACGCCGAGGAGGCCAAGACGATCGAGGTCGCGGCGTACTGCTGGAAGGCCCTCGGGCAGTCCGGCTTCACCCGCACCGACGTGATCGTCGGCGTGGGCGGCGGCGCCACCACCGACCTCGCGGGCTTCGTCGCCGCCTCCTGGCTGCGCGGCGTGCGCTGGATCGCCGTACCCACCACCGTGCTCGCCATGGTGGACGCGGCCGTCGGCGGCAAGACCGGCATCAACACCGCCGAGGGCAAGAACCTCGTCGGCGCCTTCCACCCGCCCGCCGGCGTGCTCTGCGACCTCGCGGCGCTGGACTCGCTGCCGGTCAACGACTACGTCAGCGGTCTCGCCGAGATCATCAAGGCCGGTTTCATCTCCGACCCGGTGATCCTCGACCTGATCGAGGCGGACCCGCAGGCGGCCCGCACGCCCGCCGGCCCGCACACCGCCGAGCTGATCACGCGCTCGATCCAGGTCAAGGCGGACGTGGTCTCCAGCGACCTCAAGGAGGCCGGGCTGCGGGAGATCCTCAACTACGGCCACACCCTCGCCCACGCCATCGAGAAGAACGAGCGCTACAAGTGGCGCCACGGCGCGGCCGTGTCCGTCGGCATGGTCTTCGCCGCCGAACTCGGCCGGCTCGCGGGCCGGCTGGACGACGCGACGGCCGACCGGCACAAGGCGGTCCTCGCCTCCGTCGGCCTGCCGCTGACCTACCGCGGCGACCAGTGGCCCAAGCTGCTGGAGACCATGAAGGTCGACAAGAAGTCCCGCGGCGACCTGCTGCGCTTCATCGTCCTCGACGGGCTGGCCAAGCCGACCGTCCTGGAGGGGCCGGACCCCGCCGTGCTGTTCGCGGCGTACGGCGAGGTCGGGGCGTGA
- the bldD gene encoding transcriptional regulator BldD — MSSEYAKQLGAKLRAIRTQQGLSLHGVEEKSQGRWKAVVVGSYERGDRAVTVQRLAELADFYGVPVQELLPGTTPGGAAEPPPKLRLDLERLAGVPAEKAGPLQRYAATIQSQRGDYNGKVLSIRQDDLRTLAVIYDQSPSVLTEQLISWGVLDADARRAVAHEDI, encoded by the coding sequence ATGTCCAGCGAATACGCCAAACAGCTCGGGGCCAAGCTCCGTGCCATCCGCACCCAGCAGGGCCTTTCCCTCCACGGTGTCGAGGAGAAGTCCCAGGGCCGATGGAAGGCCGTGGTGGTCGGTTCCTACGAGCGCGGGGACCGCGCCGTGACCGTCCAGCGCCTTGCCGAGCTGGCGGACTTCTACGGGGTGCCGGTGCAGGAGCTGCTGCCGGGCACGACTCCCGGCGGGGCCGCCGAGCCGCCGCCGAAGCTCCGTCTGGACCTGGAGCGCCTCGCGGGCGTGCCCGCCGAGAAGGCCGGTCCGCTGCAGCGCTACGCGGCGACGATCCAGAGCCAGCGCGGGGACTACAACGGCAAGGTGCTGTCGATCCGCCAGGACGACCTGCGCACCCTCGCCGTCATCTACGACCAGTCCCCCTCGGTCCTGACCGAACAGCTGATCAGCTGGGGCGTGCTGGACGCGGACGCGCGTCGCGCGGTGGCCCACGAGGACATCTAG
- the aroC gene encoding chorismate synthase, translated as MSRLRWLTAGESHGPALVATLEGLPAGVPVTTELVADHLARRRLGYGRGARMKFEQDEITFLGGVRHGLSQGSPVAVMIGNTEWPKWETVMSADPVDPSLLKETGRNAPLTRPRPGHADLAGMQKYGFSEARPILERASARETAARVALGAIARSFIKEVAGIEIVSHVVELAAAKAPYGVYPTPADVDKLDADPVRCLDADASKAMVAEIDQAHKDGDTLGGVVEVLAYGVPVGLGSHVHWDRRLDARLAAALMGIQAIKGVEVGDGFELARVPGSQAHDEIVSTDEGLRRTSGRSGGTEGGLTTGELLRVRAAMKPIATVPRALATVDVATGEATVAHHQRSDVCAVPAAGIVAEAMVALVLADAVVEKFGGDSVPETRRNVRSYLDNLQIR; from the coding sequence GTTGGCTGACCGCTGGAGAGTCGCACGGACCGGCCCTGGTGGCGACGCTGGAGGGCCTCCCCGCCGGCGTCCCGGTCACCACCGAGCTGGTGGCCGACCACCTGGCCCGGCGCCGGCTCGGCTATGGCCGCGGTGCCCGGATGAAGTTCGAGCAGGACGAGATCACCTTCCTCGGCGGCGTCCGCCACGGACTGTCCCAGGGTTCCCCGGTCGCCGTCATGATCGGCAACACCGAGTGGCCCAAGTGGGAGACGGTCATGTCGGCCGACCCCGTCGACCCCTCGCTGCTCAAGGAGACCGGCCGCAACGCGCCGCTCACCCGCCCGCGCCCCGGCCACGCCGACCTGGCGGGCATGCAGAAGTACGGGTTCTCCGAGGCCCGCCCGATCCTGGAGCGCGCCAGCGCCCGTGAGACGGCCGCCCGCGTGGCACTCGGCGCCATCGCCCGCTCCTTCATCAAGGAGGTCGCGGGCATCGAGATCGTCTCGCACGTGGTGGAACTGGCGGCGGCCAAGGCCCCGTACGGCGTCTACCCGACCCCCGCCGACGTCGACAAGCTCGACGCCGACCCGGTGCGCTGCCTCGACGCCGACGCGTCGAAGGCGATGGTCGCCGAGATCGACCAGGCCCACAAGGACGGCGACACCCTCGGCGGCGTCGTCGAGGTCCTCGCGTACGGGGTGCCCGTCGGCCTCGGCTCGCACGTCCACTGGGACCGCCGCCTCGACGCCCGCCTCGCGGCCGCGCTCATGGGCATCCAGGCCATCAAGGGCGTCGAGGTCGGCGACGGCTTCGAGCTGGCCCGCGTGCCCGGCTCCCAGGCGCACGACGAGATCGTGTCCACCGACGAGGGCCTGCGCCGCACCTCGGGCCGTTCCGGCGGCACCGAGGGCGGCCTGACCACCGGTGAGCTGCTGCGCGTACGGGCCGCGATGAAGCCCATCGCGACCGTGCCGCGCGCGCTCGCCACCGTGGACGTGGCCACCGGGGAGGCGACGGTGGCCCACCACCAGCGCTCCGACGTGTGTGCCGTGCCGGCCGCCGGCATCGTCGCCGAGGCGATGGTCGCACTCGTGCTCGCCGACGCCGTCGTCGAGAAGTTCGGCGGCGACTCGGTCCCCGAGACCCGCCGCAACGTCCGCTCGTACCTCGACAACCTGCAGATCCGGTGA
- a CDS encoding dihydroorotase, producing MSKILIRGAKVLGGEAQDVLIDGETIAEVGTGLSAEGATVIEAEGQVLLPGLVDLHTHLREPGREDSETVLTGTRAAASGGYTAVFAMANTFPVADTAGVVEQVWRLGKESGYCDVQPIGAVTVGLEGKQLAELGAMHDSAARVTVFSDDGKCVDDAVIMRRALEYVKAFGGVVAQHAQEPRLTEGAQMNEGVVSAELGLGGWPAVAEESIIARDVLLAEHVGSRVHICHLSTAGSVEIVRWAKSRGIDVTAEVTPHHLLLTDELVRSYNAVYKVNPPLRTERDVLALREALADGTIDIVATDHAPHPHEDKDCEWAAAAMGMVGLETALSVVQQTMVETGLLDWAGVAQRMSFAPARIGGLENHGRPVSAGEPANLTLVDTSYRGVVDPAHFASRSRNTPYEGRELPGRVTHTFLRGRATVVDGTLA from the coding sequence ATGAGCAAGATCCTGATCCGTGGCGCGAAGGTACTCGGTGGCGAGGCGCAGGACGTCCTGATCGACGGCGAGACCATCGCCGAGGTCGGCACCGGTCTGTCCGCCGAGGGCGCGACCGTCATCGAGGCGGAGGGCCAGGTCCTCCTCCCCGGCCTCGTCGACCTGCACACCCACCTGCGCGAGCCCGGCCGCGAGGACTCCGAGACGGTCCTGACCGGCACCCGCGCCGCCGCGAGCGGCGGCTACACCGCCGTCTTCGCCATGGCGAACACCTTCCCGGTCGCCGACACCGCCGGCGTCGTCGAGCAGGTCTGGCGGCTCGGCAAGGAGTCCGGCTACTGCGACGTGCAGCCCATCGGCGCCGTCACGGTCGGTCTGGAGGGCAAGCAGCTCGCCGAGCTCGGCGCGATGCACGACTCCGCCGCCCGCGTCACCGTCTTCTCCGACGACGGCAAGTGCGTGGACGACGCCGTGATCATGCGCCGCGCCCTGGAGTACGTGAAGGCCTTCGGCGGCGTCGTCGCCCAGCACGCCCAAGAGCCCCGCCTGACCGAGGGCGCCCAGATGAACGAGGGCGTCGTCTCCGCCGAGCTGGGTCTCGGCGGCTGGCCCGCGGTCGCCGAGGAGTCGATCATCGCCCGCGACGTCCTCCTCGCCGAGCACGTCGGCTCCCGCGTGCACATCTGCCACCTCTCCACCGCCGGCTCCGTCGAGATCGTCCGCTGGGCCAAGTCCCGCGGCATCGACGTCACCGCCGAGGTCACCCCGCACCACCTGCTCCTCACCGACGAGCTCGTCCGCTCGTACAACGCGGTCTACAAGGTCAACCCGCCGCTGCGCACCGAGCGCGACGTGCTGGCCCTGCGCGAGGCGCTCGCCGACGGCACGATCGACATCGTCGCCACCGACCACGCCCCGCACCCGCACGAGGACAAGGACTGCGAGTGGGCCGCCGCCGCCATGGGCATGGTGGGCCTGGAGACCGCGCTCTCCGTCGTCCAGCAGACGATGGTGGAGACCGGACTCCTCGACTGGGCGGGCGTCGCCCAGAGGATGTCCTTCGCCCCGGCGCGCATCGGAGGCCTGGAAAACCACGGCCGGCCCGTCTCGGCAGGTGAACCCGCGAACCTGACCTTGGTCGATACCTCGTACCGTGGTGTCGTGGACCCCGCTCACTTCGCCTCCCGCAGCCGCAACACGCCCTACGAGGGCCGCGAGCTGCCGGGGCGCGTCACTCACACCTTCCTGCGGGGCCGGGCAACGGTCGTGGACGGGACGCTGGCGTGA